The genomic stretch ACCACCAGGCGTGGTCGAACATCACCGTGCTGGCCGTCGTCGGCGCGGTCACGCTGGCCCTGCTGCCCTGGCGCCAGCTGCCCGATCGGACCGGCCCCGCCGTGGTGGTCTCCGGCAGTGTTGCGCTGGTCCTCGGCGTGGGTCTGAGCACCGGTCAGCTGCTGCAGTACCTGGTCGCGCTGGCGCTGGTCTTCGGCTACACCGGCATCACCTGCAGCGCAGGCGCCTCGCTGCGGCTCGGCGTCCTGCTCGAGCTCGCCCTGCTGGTCACGACGCTGGGCCGGCAGGAGCACCACCTCCTGCAGCTGGCGCTCGGGCTCGGGCTGTACGCCGTCCTCGGCAGCATCGTCGGCCTGATCACCACCAGCCTGCGCGAGGAGCACGAGACCCGCGAGCGGGTCAACCAGGCCCTGATCCTCCTGCTGGCCACGACGAACGTCGGCGAGGCCGCCGCTCTCGCCGCACGGCTCGGCACGGACCTGCTCGGTGTCGACGGCTCCGGCGTCCTGCTCGCCGACGAGCCGGGCTCGACCATGTTCCGTGGGGTCGCCGGTGTCGGCGCGGGCGAGGACCTGCGCGACGTCGAGATCGACATCGCCAAGGAGACGACGGCGCTCGGTCGCGCGGTCGCCACCGGCCGGCCGCTCTACGTCGAGGACACGTCCACCAGCCCGTTGGTCTCCCAGCGGTTCGTCGGCCGGCTCGGCGCCGGGACCGTGCTCTACCTCCCGGTCCCGGGTGAGGGCGGCGTGCTCGGCGTCCTCGCACTCTGGTGGTCCGTGCCCGGGCACGCGCTCGACCACGACCACGACAGCGCGCTCACCCTGCTGTC from Actinomycetes bacterium encodes the following:
- a CDS encoding GAF domain-containing protein — translated: MSVTRVLLEDGDGTGRSRVLRGYLACATWAVVGLYSLAVWPSLPATHHQAWSNITVLAVVGAVTLALLPWRQLPDRTGPAVVVSGSVALVLGVGLSTGQLLQYLVALALVFGYTGITCSAGASLRLGVLLELALLVTTLGRQEHHLLQLALGLGLYAVLGSIVGLITTSLREEHETRERVNQALILLLATTNVGEAAALAARLGTDLLGVDGSGVLLADEPGSTMFRGVAGVGAGEDLRDVEIDIAKETTALGRAVATGRPLYVEDTSTSPLVSQRFVGRLGAGTVLYLPVPGEGGVLGVLALWWSVPGHALDHDHDSALTLLSVQLGQVLERHQRLDRLDTDAHSDSLTGLGNRRRFDLALGGMPVGGGVLLLDLDRFKAVNDTLGHTVGDEV